In Butyricicoccus intestinisimiae, the DNA window GCGGTATTCCGCTCGTGGGACAATCCGCGTGCGATTGTATACCGCCGCATGAATGACATTCCGGGCGATTGGGGCACCGCTGTCAACGTTCAGTCCATGGTATTCGGCAACATGGGCAACACGTCCGGCACCGGCGTCGCGTTTACCCGCAACCCGTCCACCGGTGAAAAGGGTATTTTTGGTGAGTATTTGATCAACGCGCAGGGTGAAGATGTTGTCGCAGGCATCCGCACGCCGCAGCCGATTACTAAGCTCGCAGAAGATTTGCCAAAGTGCTACGAGCAGTTTATGGACATCGCCAACCGTCTGGAAGACCATTACCGCGACATGCAGGACATGGAATTTACCATCCAGGAGGGCAAGCTGTTTTTCCTGCAGACGAGAAACGGCAAGCGCACCGCGCAGGCTGCCATTCAGATTGCCTGCGACCTTGTAGATGAGGGACGGATTACGCCGGAGGAAGCCGTGCTTCGCATTGAAGCAAAGAGCTTGGATCAGCTGCTGCACCCGACCTTCGATGCGGAGCAGCTCAAAAAGGGCGAAAAAATTGGACAGGCACTGCCGGCATCGCCTGGCGCTGCTGCCGGAAAGGTCTATTTTACCGCCGAGGACGCCAAGAATGCGCACGAGCAGGAAGGAGAAAAGGTCATTCTGGTGCGTTTGGAGACGTCGCCGGAGGATATTGAAGGCATGCACGCGGCGGAGGGCATCTTGACCGTGCGCGGCGGCATGACATCTCATGCAGCCGTTGTTGCCCGTGGCATGGGTACGTGCTGTGTATCCGGCTGCGGAGAAATCAGCATCGATGAGGATGCCAAGGTATTCTCTCTGGGCGGATATACCTTCCATGAAGGAGATGAAATCTCTCTGGATGGCAGCACCGGATTTATCTATAAGGGCATGATTCAGACCAAGGAAGCAACGGTGAGCGGCAATTTTGGACGCATCATGAACTGGGCGGATGGTTTCCGCCGTCTGCGCATCCGCACCAATGCGGATACGCCGGCAGACACGGCAAATGCGGTTCGTCTGGGTGCGGAAGGCATTGGTCTGTGCCGCACCGAGCACATGTTCTTTGAGCCAAACCGTATTCCGAAAATTCGCAAGATGATTTTGTCGGACACGCTGGAGCAAAGAGAACAGGCGCTGCAGGAGCTGCTGCCGTTCCAGAAGAGCGACTTTAAGGCAATGTATGAGGCTCTGAAGGGTCGTCCGATGACGGTTCGGTATCTGGATCCACCGCTGCATGAGTTCGTTCCGACCGATCCGGCAGATATGGAAGCGCTGGCGAAGGATATGGGCATGACAGTGGAGCAGGTCAAGCAGAAATGCGACGATCTGCATGAGTTCAACCCGATGATGGGTCACCGTGGCTGCCGCTTGGCGGTCACGTATCCGGAAATTGCGAGAATGCAGACGCGTGCAGTCATGGAAGCAGCGATTGAAGTTTCTCGCGAAAAGGGCTTCTCGATTGAGCCGGAAATCATGATTCCGCTGGTTGGCGACAAGAAGGAACTCAAATTCGTCAAGGATATTGTGGTAGAGGAAGCAGAAACGGTGAAGAAGGAGCGCAATTCCAATATCATCTATCACATTGGCACGATGATTGAAATTCCGCGCGCTGCGCTGATGGCGGGAGAAATTGCCGAAGAAGCGGAGTTCTTCTCGTTCGGCACCAACGATTTGACGCAGATGACGTTTGGATTCTCGCGCGACGATGCGGGCAAGTTCCTGTATTCGTACTATCAGGCGAAAATTTACGAGTCGGATCCGTTTGCCCGCCTCGATCAGAACGGCGTGGGTCAGCTCATTCGCATTGCGGCAGAGCAGGGCAAAAAGACTCGTCCGAATATCAAGATGGGCATTTGCGGTGAGCATGGCGGCGATCCGTCCTCGATTGCATTCTGCCATGATGCCGGTCTGACGTATGTTTCCTGTTCGCCGTTCCGCGTGCCGATTGCACGTCTGGCAGCGGCGCAGGCGGCACTGAACAGAAAAAAGTAATTGCATAAAAAGGAGCAGCGCCCTGCCATACCGGCAGGGCGCTGCTTTGCGTGTGATATCAATGGTTGTTATTCTTTGCCGTTCCAGCAGTAGGTGCAAAGATTTTCCTTCGGAATGCCAACCGCGTCCAGCATGTCATCCAGACGGTTGTAGCGCAGCGTTGTGAAGTTGAGCTCCTTGCGGATTTCTTCAATCATTTCGTCATACTTCGGAGATTCCGGATCCGTGTACTGCTGGAGTACCTCGTCGGAAACCGTTTCGGAATCTTCCAGACGCGCGATGACGCGGCGGGTAATCAGATCCATTTCCGAGGAAGAACGGGAGAAGTTCAGATATTTGCAGCCGTAAACCAGCGGCGGACATGCCGGACGGATATGTACTTCCTTGGCGCCGCTCTCATACAAAAATTCAGTGGTCTCGCGCAGCTGGGTGCCGCGAACAATCGAGTCATCAATGAGCAGCAAACGCTTGTCCTTGATGAGATCGTGCACGGCGAGCAGCTTCATCTTGGCAATCAGATTGCGCTTGCTCTGGATGGTCGGCATAAACGAGCGCGGCCAAGTCGGGGTATATTTGATAAACGGGCGGGAGAACGGAATGCCGGAAGCATTGGCATATCCAACGGCGTGAGCAATGCCGGAATCCGGCACACCTGCGACAATATCCGGTTTGACGTTGTCGCGCATCGCCATTTTTTCACCGCAGCGGTAGCGCATTTCTTCTACGTTCACGCCTTCATAGGAACTGGATGGGTAGCCGTAGTATACCCACAGGAACGTACAAATTTTCATCTGCTTGCCCGGTGCGAGCAGGGTTTTCACGCCGTCCGGTGTGATGACATCAATTTCGCCCGGTCCAAGCTCTTTGAACGGCTTGTAGCCGAGATTCTGGAACGCAAAGTCCTCAAACGAAATGCAGTACGCATCTTCCTTTTTGCCGAGCACGATCGGTGTTCTGCCGTATTTGTCGCGTGCGGCGTAAATGCCCTTGGATGTCAAAATCATCATGGTCAGAGAGCCGTCAATGGTCTCCAGTGCATAGTGAATGCCCTCGATGAAATTTTCCTTCTGGTTAATCAGCGCGGCAACCAGTTCGGTCGGGTTGACTTCGCCGCCGCTCATCTCAAGAAAATGAGAATTGCCGTTGCTGAAGATGGAAGAAACGATTTCCTCGATGTTGTTGATCTTGCTGACGGTTGTGATGGCATAGGTGCCGTGGTGCGAGCGAACAATGAGCGGCTGCGGCTCGAAATCTGAAATACAGCCGATGCCCAGATTGCCCTTCATTTCCTGCATGTCCTTGTCAAATTTGGTACGGAACGGTGCGTTTTCAATGTTGTGGATGGAACGGTCAAACCCGTTTTCTCCATACGTCACCATGCCGCCGCGGCGCGTTCCCAAATGCGAATGATAATCTGTGCCAAAAAACAGATCAAATACACAATCCTCTTTTGATGCTACTCCGAAAAAGCCGCCCATGTGGTTCCTCCTTACCGGTATCGGAAAAATAATTACTCAAACAGTATAGCATACATTGACCCAAAAGAGGAAGAAAATATTGATTCAGCGTGAAAAATAGGTATAAAAAACGGAGAGCCTGTCAAAGACTCTCCGTAAACTGGATAGAATTTACATATCCTCGTCATCAAAATCAGTATCGTGTGTCATGAACTCACGGTTTGTGACATGTTTTGCCTGCCGTTCGTGTTCGACTAGCTCAGACAGCCGCTCCTTCACCTCGCGCGGATTTTTGATGTTGATGATGTCAAAATCTCCCATGGTCTTGTCTGCAGAGCAGCAGTGAATGGTGCCCAGACCGAATATGCGCTGAGAGAAGCTGCGCGACAGCGAAATATCTAAAATACGGTACAGACGAACCTCGTCTTCATGCTTGCCCAACACGCCGGTCTCGATAAAAAGACGGTCGGATGTCAGCGTATATGTGGTAAACGTCCAAGGAAGTCCGCAGAAGATGCGTTTTCTGTCAGACCAAATCGGGGTCGAATTGCTCATGCGTGATGCCTCCTTTTCCATGATAGCTTTATTATATCAGAAATACACACGGAAGAAAAGACCGCGTTTCATAGGGGAATATGAAACGCGGTCTTGGATGATATAACGAGATGGAAATTACAGAGCAACAACCTTGCCGGACTTCCAAGCCTCTGTGGTGCCGAAGCCGATGGCGGTGGACTTGGTGCCGTCGTATACAGACACACCCGGCTTTCTGTTTTCACAGATGCAGTCGACGAATTCCTGCATCTCTGCCAGATAAGCAGCGGCAAAGCGCTCCGGGAAGCCCTCTACGCACTCGGTGACAACGCCGTTGGAGTTGTACAGCATAGCGAGGTTCTTTTCCGGTACCGGGCTGATGCGGATGCTGCCCTCGGTGCCGATGATTTCGGTCTCTACATGGTAACCGTGCGGTGCGGTGCGGCCTACATGGATGACGCCGATGCCGCCGTTCTTGAACTTATAGGTAGCAACTGCGGTTTCGTCATCGCCGACAGCCTGGAACTCCGGATGCTTGAAGGTTGCGCCCAGTGCATATACTTCGGTCGGCTCGTCCTCGAGGAACCAGCGCATCAAATCAATATCATGGATTGCCATGTCGATGAAGATGCCGCCGGAAGTAGCTGCAAACTTGATGGAACCCTCTACGAGAGCTTCCGGATCAATGCCGATTGCCTTGACCATGTACGGCTTGCCGATGGCGCCTTCCTGAATCTTCTTCTTTGCGTATGCATAGGAAGAATCATAGCGGCGCATAAAGCCGAGGAAGAATACCTGATCCGGATGACGCTCTACAGCAGCTTCTGCCAGCTTGCACTGCTCCAGATCTACGCCGAGCGGCTTGTCGGTGAATACGTGCTTGCCGGCATCCAGAGCGGCTTCGATCTGCCAGCAGTGCTCGGAGGAAGTGGTTACGATGGCAACTGCGTCAATGTCAGCCTTTTCCAGCATTTCGCGGTAGTCGGTGTACAAATCGGTGACGTCCAATTCGTTCTTTGCGTATTCCAGCTCTGCCGGAACGATGGAGCAGGCAGCGGTCAGGGTTGCGTTGGGAATCTTGAAAGCGATGTTGTTTGCGTGTACCTTGCCGAGGCGGCCGAGTCCGGCGATGCCAACTTTGATGGTTTTCATATACAATTTCCTCCTGATATCTTTGTGAGAAACGATGAACTTTCTGCGTTTCTCAAGCAGTTCGTTTCTTGTTGAACACAGTATAAAATGTTTTGTAAAACAAGTCAATACATGGAAAACAGGTTTGTATACCTGCATCAAAGTTGAAAAAAGCTTGGTGCATTCTACACAAGAAAATGGCGAGGGAATGCGGTATTTTTCCGTGACGCGTGACAAAAATCAAAATTGTGTGCTATACTGAAGCCGGAGGTGAGGGTATGAAGCCGACAGTACGAAGCATTGCGGCGCTGGCGGGCGTATCCCGCGGAACAGTTAGCCGCGTTTTGAATAACCAGCCGGATGTCAGCGCGGAAGTGCGGGCGCGCGTGCTGCGCATCATAGAGGAAACAGGCTATCGAAAAGATACGCGGTTTCAAGGCGCGGAGAAAATCCATATTGGCGTCATCGTCGCGCACTGGCAAAATGAATATTTTACCAATAGTACGCTGCGCGGCATTCATTTGGCGGAACGAGAGCTGAACACGGCGAGAATCCAATTGGATGTGCGGCGCATGAACAGCCGCTCGGACGGGGAATATATTCGTGTCTGCGAAGAACTATTGGAAAGCGGCGTGCGCGGCTTGGTGCTCAATGCGCCAGATAATATCGTGATTGCCGCGGAAATTGAGCGGCTGAGCAAAGCGGGCGTTGTGGTTGTGACCTACAACTCGGACTTGCCGGACAGCACGCGCGTGTGTCATGTGGGGCAGGACTTGATGAAATCCGGAAAAATCGCCGCGGGTCTGATGGCGCGCAGCTTGTCGCCCAAAGACCGCATCCTGCTGATTACCGGAAACATGGAATTTCGGTCGCATCGCGTGCGCATCGACGGATTTTTGGAGCATCTGAAAACGCTGGGCTTTCCGTCAGACAGCTATGACTTGAAGGAATGCTATGAACAGTATGAACTGACATATGATGCCGTGCGGCAGGCAGTGGATGCGTTTCCGAACTTGCGCGGTATCTATATGGGAACGGAGCATGTGAAAGCCTGTGTGGACGCGCTGGCAAAGACGCGCCGCCGCATGACAGTCGTTGTCAACGATTTGACACCGGTGGCGAGACATGCATTAAAAATCGGCGCCGTTGACTTTGTGGTGGAGCAGGATTTTACAGCACAGGTACGGCAGGCAATCTTGCTGCTGCAAAAGCATTTGCTGTACGGGCAGACCGTGCGGCGCCCGATTGCGCATGTGCAGACGTCCATCGTGACGCGGGAGCTATTGTAAAACGGTTTGACTGTCGCTTTACGAAAAATTTACATGCCATTTGACAGAGTTCGAGAGATTTTCTTGAAAAAACAGATTTTTCTTGTTACGGTTTGGTTCCGGCTTTTTCAAAACCATACAAAAACTTTACAGACGAAAGGGCAAAAACTTTACATACGTCTGGTAGTCTAAAGGCAGGATCAATAAAGGAGAATCATTATGAATCAAGAAATGGTATCGACCATTGCCGGATTGCTCGGCGGTCTTGCGGTATTCATTTACGGCATGAATCTGATGAGCGAGGGTCTGCAAAAGGCAGCCGGCGAAAAAATGAAAAAGATATTGAGCGTTCTGACGAAGAATCCGCTCGTCGGCATGCTTGCCGGTGCGCTCGTTACCGCAGTGCTGCAGAGCAGCTCGGCAACCACCGTTATGGTCATCGGCTTTGTCAGTGCAGGACTGATGACGCTGCCGCAGGCGATTTCGGTCATCTTCGGCGCCAATATCGGTACGACGATGACTGCGCAGATTATCGCGTTCAGCATTGACGATTTTATTTGGCCGATTGTCTTTATCGGCTTTGTGCTGTACTTCTTCCCGAAGAAGGAACAGCTGAAAAACATCGGTCAGACGATTTTCGCGTTTGGCTTGCTGTTTGTCGGCATTTCGACCATGAGCTCGGTTATGAAGCCGCTGGCAGGCAGCGCGGTTTTCGTCCATCTGATTGAGCAAGTAGCACATATTCCGGCGCTGGGCGTGCTGGTCGGCACACTGATGACGCTGGTTGTCCAGTCCAGCTCGGCGACCATTGCCG includes these proteins:
- a CDS encoding amidophosphoribosyltransferase, encoding MGGFFGVASKEDCVFDLFFGTDYHSHLGTRRGGMVTYGENGFDRSIHNIENAPFRTKFDKDMQEMKGNLGIGCISDFEPQPLIVRSHHGTYAITTVSKINNIEEIVSSIFSNGNSHFLEMSGGEVNPTELVAALINQKENFIEGIHYALETIDGSLTMMILTSKGIYAARDKYGRTPIVLGKKEDAYCISFEDFAFQNLGYKPFKELGPGEIDVITPDGVKTLLAPGKQMKICTFLWVYYGYPSSSYEGVNVEEMRYRCGEKMAMRDNVKPDIVAGVPDSGIAHAVGYANASGIPFSRPFIKYTPTWPRSFMPTIQSKRNLIAKMKLLAVHDLIKDKRLLLIDDSIVRGTQLRETTEFLYESGAKEVHIRPACPPLVYGCKYLNFSRSSSEMDLITRRVIARLEDSETVSDEVLQQYTDPESPKYDEMIEEIRKELNFTTLRYNRLDDMLDAVGIPKENLCTYCWNGKE
- a CDS encoding LacI family DNA-binding transcriptional regulator — its product is MKPTVRSIAALAGVSRGTVSRVLNNQPDVSAEVRARVLRIIEETGYRKDTRFQGAEKIHIGVIVAHWQNEYFTNSTLRGIHLAERELNTARIQLDVRRMNSRSDGEYIRVCEELLESGVRGLVLNAPDNIVIAAEIERLSKAGVVVVTYNSDLPDSTRVCHVGQDLMKSGKIAAGLMARSLSPKDRILLITGNMEFRSHRVRIDGFLEHLKTLGFPSDSYDLKECYEQYELTYDAVRQAVDAFPNLRGIYMGTEHVKACVDALAKTRRRMTVVVNDLTPVARHALKIGAVDFVVEQDFTAQVRQAILLLQKHLLYGQTVRRPIAHVQTSIVTRELL
- a CDS encoding Gfo/Idh/MocA family protein; the protein is MKTIKVGIAGLGRLGKVHANNIAFKIPNATLTAACSIVPAELEYAKNELDVTDLYTDYREMLEKADIDAVAIVTTSSEHCWQIEAALDAGKHVFTDKPLGVDLEQCKLAEAAVERHPDQVFFLGFMRRYDSSYAYAKKKIQEGAIGKPYMVKAIGIDPEALVEGSIKFAATSGGIFIDMAIHDIDLMRWFLEDEPTEVYALGATFKHPEFQAVGDDETAVATYKFKNGGIGVIHVGRTAPHGYHVETEIIGTEGSIRISPVPEKNLAMLYNSNGVVTECVEGFPERFAAAYLAEMQEFVDCICENRKPGVSVYDGTKSTAIGFGTTEAWKSGKVVAL
- a CDS encoding PH domain-containing protein; translation: MSNSTPIWSDRKRIFCGLPWTFTTYTLTSDRLFIETGVLGKHEDEVRLYRILDISLSRSFSQRIFGLGTIHCCSADKTMGDFDIINIKNPREVKERLSELVEHERQAKHVTNREFMTHDTDFDDEDM
- the ppdK gene encoding pyruvate, phosphate dikinase yields the protein MKKWVYEFHEGNADMRPLLGGKGANLAEMTNLGLPIPNGFTVTTEACTDYYTQGKQISQEIQEQIFAALAVLEEQRGKKFGDESDPLLVSVRSGARASMPGMMDTILNLGLNDVSVEGFAKKTGNPRFAYDSYRRFIQMFSDVVMEMSKSFFEGILTEIKDAKGAKYDTDLTADDLKEVIARYKAIYAEKMGAEFPQDPKVQLMEAVKAVFRSWDNPRAIVYRRMNDIPGDWGTAVNVQSMVFGNMGNTSGTGVAFTRNPSTGEKGIFGEYLINAQGEDVVAGIRTPQPITKLAEDLPKCYEQFMDIANRLEDHYRDMQDMEFTIQEGKLFFLQTRNGKRTAQAAIQIACDLVDEGRITPEEAVLRIEAKSLDQLLHPTFDAEQLKKGEKIGQALPASPGAAAGKVYFTAEDAKNAHEQEGEKVILVRLETSPEDIEGMHAAEGILTVRGGMTSHAAVVARGMGTCCVSGCGEISIDEDAKVFSLGGYTFHEGDEISLDGSTGFIYKGMIQTKEATVSGNFGRIMNWADGFRRLRIRTNADTPADTANAVRLGAEGIGLCRTEHMFFEPNRIPKIRKMILSDTLEQREQALQELLPFQKSDFKAMYEALKGRPMTVRYLDPPLHEFVPTDPADMEALAKDMGMTVEQVKQKCDDLHEFNPMMGHRGCRLAVTYPEIARMQTRAVMEAAIEVSREKGFSIEPEIMIPLVGDKKELKFVKDIVVEEAETVKKERNSNIIYHIGTMIEIPRAALMAGEIAEEAEFFSFGTNDLTQMTFGFSRDDAGKFLYSYYQAKIYESDPFARLDQNGVGQLIRIAAEQGKKTRPNIKMGICGEHGGDPSSIAFCHDAGLTYVSCSPFRVPIARLAAAQAALNRKK